The genome window cactcttgacgcttgtctcggtcacgtgatacatttatccgtcccaccctaaaggccggtccgtgaaaatattttctgacattaaaccggtccgtggcccaaaaaaggttggggaccactgggcctGAAGCACTGTCATCTTCCTTCATGTGGCTCCATCGGGAGGAGCTGGCTTGTTTTGGGGACTGGCCAGTGTGTCCCCAGGACACAAACAGCCCTTTTCCTTCCAGATTGAGATGGTTGgtgtggggagaggaggtggCCTGGCGGGAGGAGGGTCATGCAGAACCAGGGGTTCGACCCTCCAGGGGCTGGATGCCTCAGGAATCTTGCTCCAAGAGGGCTCTGCCACAGGAGCCCCGCAGAGTGGCAGCCAGGTGGGCGTGGGCACAACAAACACAGAAGCCAAAGGCCAGCCCCTTCCCAGTCCTCTTCCCCTGGCCCCTAACCCCTGTCCTCCTGTGaccccaacccccactcccaGGCCCATGGTgccctgaacattttttttttttttttgtatttttttgaagctggaaacggggagagacagacagactcccgcatgcgcccgaccgggatccacccggcacgcccaccagggggcgacgctctgcccaccagggggcgatgctctgcccctctggggcgtcgctctgccgtgaccagagccactctagcgcctggggcagaggccatctttgctccaatggagcctcggctgtgggaggggaagagagagacagagaggaagggggggggtggagaagcaaatgggcgcttctcctgtgtgccctggccgggaatcgaacccgggtcccccgcacgccaggccgactctctaccgctgagccaaccggccagggccccctgagCATTTTCTGAGCTTCTTTCCCACCCTATCTTGGTGACTGTGGGTGGAGCCCCTGCCGGCCCCTGCCTGTGacctggctcctggctcctggctcctgcTCAGAAACCACTCGGCCTGGTGCTCGCTCGGCCAGCGGGAGCCCCCTTGGCGGAGGCCAGTCAGTCGTAAAGAATCATAAAACGGGGCGTTGCCGGAAGGGACAAAGGTCGTCCGGGCAGAGACTGCAGCAGCGGGCGGTCAGCAGGCAGCTCGGAGAGGGTCCCGGACGCCGGACGGGCTCTGACCCTCCCGCCGCCCCGAGATGGGGGCTTGGGCCCTGCTGCCCTTGCTCCTGGCCGTGGCCCAGGCCCAAGGTACACGGGGCCGTGGCAGGGGGGCCGGGCGGCAGGAGGGGGCTGGGAAGACACTGACTGCCTCTCCCACTTTCCAGTCTGTTCCGTGAACAAAACCATCTTTGAAGTCGAGGAGAACACGATGCCCAGTGAGCCCCTGGTGGACATCTTCGTCCCCACAGGCCAGGACGTGACCCTCGGGTCCTCGTCTACCCGCTTCGCGTTTCGGTTACAGGGAAACCAGCTCTTTCTCAACGTGACCCCTGACTATGAGGTATGGAGGGCAAGCCCGGGCTTGGGGGGGGTGTTGGGGGGTGGCCTACCCCCACGGGACCCGTGCGGACGGCTCTCTGAAACCCTGAGGGTGTCTGCGTCCCCAGGCAGCAACCCACCGCTCTTGGGCCCCAAGGCTTGACTGGGAGCAGACCAGAGGGGACTGGGACCCTTGGGGGGACAAAGCTGCCTGGGGCCCCGATGCCCCTTTGGGGGTAGCACAGACGACAGGCCCCTCTCAGCCCCCCCGCGCCTGCCTCGCCCGGGAGATGGGGGCAGTGCTGAGACCAGAGGGCAGGTGACTCCTGACGCTCTTCCCCCTGCAGGAGAACACGATGCTGCTGGCACACCTGGAATGCAGAAGGGGTGACACCGTGGTGAGTCTGACCCCGTGCCTTCCTCCTGGAGGCCCTGCATCCCATGTGACATCAGAGTGCTCCTGGgcttgccccccccccgccccgaggAGTGACCTCACCCAATGGCAAGTGTCACCCTGTGCGGGCGACACCCACACTTCCTCCAGGCAGGCCTTCGACTCACAGACCCTACCGCCCTGATGAAGCGTCGCACCCCCTATGATAAGACACCCCGTCTCTAGGGGCACCCCCCCTGCACCACATCCTTCTATTAGTAAATCTGTTGGCTCTGCCTGAAGCTAGAccctccccagctctgccctcactTGGGCCTTGCCCACAGTGTCTCCTTTCCGGAACCTTCAAACTGGCCCACTCGCTGCCCTCTGGGCCCTGCCCACCCCAGTCTGCCCTCTGAATCCTTGTCCAGAACTTCCAGGGAGGGATTCTAACTCAGAGTCAAAGCCCAGTGTGTCACTGGGGTGAGTGTCTTACGCCCTCCCTCACCACCTCCCACCTCCGCTCCGGCATCTGCTCAGAGGGTGCCCCGCCGGGCTGTTCCACATCACGCAGCTGCCCCTCCGGCCCCACACACCTTAGCCAGctcctgaccctgcctctccttcAGCGGAGGGGAAATCTCAAACACACGGGCACAGCGAGGACAGGGTAGCGAGCCCCACGCACCCCCAGCTCGGCTGCGAGCCACGGCCCCATCCGGTTTCCTCTGAGCCCtgcggacccccccccccccgctccacCCATCCCTAAATATCTCAGGATGTCTCTCAAAGATAAGGacacttcttccttttcattttatttattgacttgagagagatcAATATTTGGTTCCACTGACTTGTACATCCACCGGTGGAtacttggatgtgccctgaccggggatccaagCCTCAGCCTTGGCGTGTCAGGGCGACTCTCTAAGTCAGGGGAGCTGCCCGGCCAGGGGACGAACATTCCCTCTTCCATGTGACATGCTACTGTTGTCACACCTGAAGAAAGCAGGAACTCGGCGTCACTGGACCTGGGGGGATGCCCACTGCCCCGTGGTCACCGACGCCCACCCTCGGATAGCTGGATGTGGAAGGGCTCTTCCAATCTCTGggatcctctttctcttccctttttcctttgaggttttattttatttatttatttacttattttttacagagacagagagtgagccaaagagagggatagacagggacagacagacaggaacggagagagatgagaagcatcaatcattagttttttcattgcgcgttgcgacaccttagttgttcattgattgctttctcatatgtgccttgaccgcgggccttcagcagaccgagtaaccccttgctggagccagcgaccttgggtccaagctggtgagctttgctcaaaccagatgagcccgcgctcaagctggcgacctcggggtctcgaacctgggtcctctgcatcccagtccgacgctctatccactgcgccaccgcctggtcaggcgaggtttATGTTTGAAGAAAAGTGATTGTTCTGCTGCTATCCTcgttggggggggggtttggcaGGTGACGCCCCCCAGCTCCTGCGTCATTTCTCTTTGGGGCATTCGTCTCATTCAGTGTTAGACGAATTCCCTTTGTTCCTTGTCTGTACCTTCTGCTGGAGCAGAGAGCTTAGTCTCGTGACTGTGCTCCAGCAGCTAGGACGGAGTGGGGTGGCCACCCGTGCGGAGGAGGCtgacccccaccccgcccccacaggTGACCCAGCTGAGAGTGTTTGTGACCGTGCTGGATGTCAACGACAACCCGCCTGTGTTCCCCTTTGCGGTCAAAGTTGAGAGGGTCCCCGAGGTGAGCGTGAGGGAAGCCAGGGGCCGGTACCGTGGGGGGGGGCAGTACTGGGGGGGGGTTAGGATCCTGGGGTGAGGAGCTGGAGCACAGAGGGCGGCTGGGGGCCTTGACCATGGGGATGGGTCCACGGGGCATCAGGGGCGAGGGCCAGACCAACCACCCTCCATCCCACAGGACGCTAAAGTGAACACCATTGTCATCTCCGAGACAGAGCTCAAGGCCCAGGACCGTGACAAAGATGACATCCTATTCTACACTCTCCAGGAAGTGACACCGGTCGGCAATCCCATCCCGTTCCGACTCTGACCCCTTTTTTGGGGGGCACCCCCGCCTCCCCACATCCTACCAGGGTCTCAGCTCTGCCCCTGTCTCCCCAGGGTGCCAGGAACGTCTTCTCCTTGGTGGGCGCAAACCGGCCCGCCCTGCGGCTGGATCAGCCACTGGACTTCGACAGGTGTCGGAACATGGCCTTCCAGCTGGTGGTGCGGGTGAGCAGGCCACGCTGCCCCCGAGTCTAGGGCCCTCGAGTCCCCGCCAcagctgccccagccccagcccccaggctCACTGACTGCTGGGGCTCGGGGCTTGCAGGACACCCGGGATGAGAATGCAGTGCCCAGCCACACGGCCACGGCCACCCTGGTCCTGGAAGTGCAGCCCGCTGACCTGCGGCCACCCTGGTTCCTGCCTTGCATCTACTCAGACCCTCGTGTCTGCATCCACGCCCAGTACCACGGGGCTGTCCCCACAGGCCACAAACTGGTACCAGGGACAGGGAAGGGCAGGGCCAAGTCCAGAGCCGGGGTCAGGGTCGGAGGAGGCTCAGGCACGCTGAGGGCGGGGCCTCGGGGCCAACTCAGCTGCGGTTCTGAAACAAATGTGAGCGTCGTAAACTACTCTGAAATAAGAATGAGGAGACGGGCTGGGCTGTCCTGGGGCAGAGCCAGGGACCGAGTGAGGCGGCTcgggggtggaggggagtggTGGGTCCCCCCTAAGCTGCCTGTCCCTGCTCCCGCCGTGAGCGGCGCACCCAAGCACCAGAGGGCAGGGGTCCACCCCTCTACCCACGAGCTGTCCTGTCTCCAGCGGTGACACACATCCTCCAGACCAAGCCAGTGTCTCTGGGCTACGTGACTCATGAGCAATGGCTCCAAAAGGGTGTGAGGGGCCGTGGTGTGTGATGACAGGCCTGACCAGGGGACTTCAGGTCACCCTGAGCAGGGGCGTGGAAGGGGCTGAGCAGGAGCCCTCACACAGGCCCTCACATGCACCCCTCTCTTCTCCGGGTCCCCACAGCCAGGCCCCCTCATCCTGCAACCTGGGCCCATCTATGCCATAGACGGGGATCGGGGCATCAACCAGCGTATAATCTATAGCATCATGAGGGGTAAGTGAGGCCCAGTCCCGGCTTCAGTCTCCACGCCACACCCAGACTCCAAGCCCCTCCGCCCCCCCCAGGAAGCCCCAGCGGACCTGCCACATGGCAGAGCCAGCTGAGACCCTGAACCTCATGCCTCTGGGGAGAGGGGGGCCCAACTCTCCCACCATCCATCCTCGCAGGACAGGCAGGTGAGGATGGCACTTTCGTCATCAATGCTGACTCGGGCAACCTCACCATGACCAGGAGCATCCCAAGTCCCAAGACCTTCCTCTTGCTGGTCAAGGTGGGTCCCCTGGCCAGATCGAGGGCTCTTCTTGAGACCCAGGCTGCTGGGCTCACGCTTCAAGGACCCACTGGTCACTGccgtctctctccccctcccgtaCACAGGGCGAGCAGGAGGACCGTGGCCGCTACACACTGACCCAAGTCACCGTGGCTGCCCGTGACGCCTCGGGGAGCCTGCCCCGCTTCCCCGAGAGCCTGTACCTGGGCACCGCAGCTCTGGGCTCCGGCGTGGGCGTGGCAGTCCAGGATGCAGCcgccccctcccagcccctgagGATCCGGGCCCAAGACCCCGAGTTCCCAGTAGGCAACGCCTGGCCCCTGGGTCTGCTTGGCCTCCCCTCTGTGGGTGGGTTGGGGGGATTACGGGGGCAGCTCACAGAGTCTGTGTCCAGGACCTCAACTCGGCCATCACCTACCGAATCACCAACAATTCCGACTTCCGGATGAATGGGGAAACGGTGGTGACTGCCACCCGGCTGGCGCAGGCTGGGGTCTTCTACGCAGAGGTGAGGAGTGGGGAGCATCTCTGAGGGGCAGGGTGAAGGGGGCACTGAAGAGGGACAAGCCCCCTTCCTGCCCCAGGTGGAGGCCAACAACACGGTGACGTCAGGCACAGCCACCACAGTCGTGCAGATTCAAGTCTCCGAGCAGGAGCCCACTCCCACAGGTGAGCCTGGCGGGGGGGGCTGGGTGACCTTCAGGGAGGGCTTCTTGCCTCAGGCGTGCTGGGGACAGAGTCAAGCCCAAGCTGTATCCCTGGCCCCCaggcccccccacacccccagagGCTGGAAGAACAACCCGGCCCTCAAGCAGCTCCACTTCGGAAGCCCCCAGCCCCCCCAAGCCTTCTCAGGGACCCTTCACGACCAGCCCTGGGGGCAGCGCTGGCCCACACCCCCCTTTAACCAACTCCACTTCGGAAGCCCCCAGCCCCCCCAAGCCTTCTCAGGGACCCTTCACGACCAGTCCTGGGGGCAGCACTGGCCCACACCCCCCTTTAACCAACTCCACTTCGGAAGCCCCCAGCCCCCCCAAGCCTTCTCAGGGACCCTCCGCGACCAGTCCTGGGGGCAGCGCTGGCCCACACCCCCCCTCAGGCACAACTCTGAGGCCACCTGCCTCGTCCACACCCGGGGGGCCTTCTAGTACGAGAACCAGTACCTCCTCCTCATCAGCCTCACCCGGCGGGGGCTCAGCACAGACCCCAAAGCCAGGAACCTCTCAGACGACGCCCTATGGGACCAGTAGAATACCCCTACTCTCAGGTAGCACCCCCACTGGCCCTGGAGTCCCCCTCATGCTCCCTGACTCTTGATACCGAGCAGTCCTAGGAATCACGTGCAGGGCAGGGTCCACCCAGACTGGGCCAGCATGACCACGCTGGCTGTAAAATCCAAAGAAGGGGCTCCCTGGTCTGGGCAGACAGAAACAGGCCCTGGGGGACCCCAAAGAAGTCAACTGGGGAGTGTGCAGAGGGTAGGCCAGAAGCCAGATCTGGGGCGCAGTGAAGCCTACACTTCCCAGGCCCCCCCACTCCACTAACCCTGGCACTGCCAGCACCCCCCTTCCTGTGGTGTTAAACCCCTGCTTCCCTCACGGCCCCCCTCCCTCAGCAGCCTGGCCTCCCCGGGGTCCCTGGGGACACAGGGCTGAGGGGGCAGTGGTGCTCTGGGGGGGCTGGCCCGGCTCGTTCCCAGGGTGTCCTGAGCCTGGCACGGGTTGGCACGGGCAGTGCTGGGTGCTGGGCCGACAGTGGGCAGTGGTGGTGTTGCCTGCAGGGGCCGAGGACCCGCGCTTCTCAGCAGCAGAGATGGGGGCCCTGGGCGGCGTGCTGGCTGCACTGCTGCTCCTGGCTCTTATCGCCCTGGGGATCCTCGTCCACAAGCACTATGGTGCCCGGCTCAAGTGCTGCTCGGGCAAAGCTCGGGTGaggccctgggggtggggacgGGAGGGacgagggacagacagacaggacagtgAGGGTGAAGACAGGGCGACGGGAAGGTGGAGGcggtgttgggggggggcaggaatcAGCTGGAAGCAGGAGAACAGAGGTGAGGAGAGGAGGATGTAGACACCCCGGAGTCCAAAAGGTGGGGAGGGGATACGGACAGAGAAGACGGGAGGGACTAGCGGGGACCCCTGTCTCTGGGGAGGGCTGCGCAGGCGGGTTCTGAGCCCAGGCCTGGGGGCCGATTGACGCCTTGGCTCCCCGCctcctccccaggagccccagcccAGCGGCTTCGACAACAAGGCCTTCCAAGCTGACCAGGAGGTCAACTGGGCCccggcccccagcccctcccccggcCGCACCCCGGCCAAGGTCCCGCCCGAGCCCGCGTTGCGGACCCTGGCGCAGCCGACGCCCCCGGCCCCGGAGTCCCCCGGCCGCGTCCCCGAGTCCCCAGCGGCGGTCCGGGACGAGGAAGGCCCCGCGGGCGTGAAGTCCATCCTGACCAAGGAGCGGCGGCCCGAGGGCGGCTACAAGGCCGTGTGGTTCGGGGAGAGCATCGGGGCGGAGGCCGACGTGGTCATCCTGAATGAGCCCACGGCGGGCGAGGACGAGGACGAGGACGCGGACAGCGCCAACAACTCGGGCAGCGAGGGCAGCGGCGTGGAGGGCGAGGACGCGGGGCCGGGCCGGGGTCCGCACGACGACGCGCTCGGCGCCGACTCCACCTACATCTAGCGCCCCCGCAGCGGGATCGGGACTTGGGCGGCCCGGCCGCGCGCGCCCTCTGCTGCGCCGCGCAGAATAAAGTGACACTTGCCAATGTCGCGCGCCGCGTCGTCTGTGGCTGCGCTCGCTTCGGCGCGGGGGTGGCGGGAGCCGGGCAGGGCGGCCTTTCCTATAAACCACCTGCCGCGGGGCCGCTGCTGCGGGACTTCCCAGGTTCCGGCCAGCTGGCGGCCGCGGTTCCGCTCCCGCGGTCACTGCGGCCCGAGGGGCCCCCTCCCTGCCCGAAGCGGAGATTCTCGGCCTGGGCGAGGCTCAGGAGCGCTCGAGGGCATTCGGAAAGCAAGGTCTCAGGACCTTCAGGccgggtgggggtaggggtggggcacAGCCTGTGTCCTTGTGGGGTCCAGGGGGGGACAGTAAACACTCAGGCGCCCGGACAGTGGCCTGTAGTGCGGGGTGTGACAGGGGCCAGGAGTAGCGTCCAGGCCATGAGTCAGGGACGGCGGCTGGGCCTGGCCGCTCCTGCCGCCCTTCCGCGACCCACCGCGACCACCGCACTGTCCCCAGCCGGGCTCTGCGCCCTCACCCGACAGCCTGAACCGAGGAGCTCTGAGCACTGGGCGCTCATACCTCCCGCCCACCCGGCTCCGTCCGCGGCAGCACGTGACTTCCTCGGCGGCTCCAGAGCTCAGCCGAGCTCGGCCCGCCCTCGGCCCCGCCTCCAGCCCGTCCCCCAGGCTCCCCAGCTTAAATACGCTGGTTCCAGGCTTCTCGGCGAGACAAAACTTCCCGACCCGGCGGCTCCGGCTCCAGGTAAGCTGGACCGCTACCCACGCGGAGCCAGAGGAAAAACTCCTGGCTCGAGGTGGCGGCGGGGGTCACTGAGCACAGGCCGGAGGCGGGGGCAGTCTGGACGGGGAGGTGCCAGCCCCACGGTGGTGGGAGATTAGGTTTCATTTTCCCGTGTTACGCGGCTTTGCGGTTTCGCTTTCCCGATGCCCGTCCCTCCAGCGGCGGTTCCCTCCTGtctctgcagggtccagcctgcGCACCCACCCAGGCCCGGACGCTGGCTCAACACCTGTGACTCCACGTGTGCGCGCTGCCACACCTGTACTCACACTCATCGCCACCGTTGCCAAGAACCCCATACCTGGGCAACGTTGTGGCCAGAAGCCATCAACCCACATCTGTGACCCCAAAACCTGTAACAACTGGGCCACATTTGTGACACCTGGCCACATTCCTGTGGCGATACATGAGCAACCCTTTCCTCCCTGTGTTAATACCTGATTGCCACTCGTGACCACAGACCCTTGCAGtgggagccatggctgtggaccCGGAGAGGTGAAAATCTGCCTTGCCTCCCTGGCGTCCGGCCCTCCGCACAGTGTACCGCCCCCTGACCTTCTGGCTGCTCTGCCCGCAGGGGGACCTCGCGTGTGCTGTTCGCAGATTGGCTTTTGGGCGAGGTCAGCAGCGGCCGCTACGAGGGGCTGCGGTGGCTGGACGCGGCCCGCACGCGCTTCCGCGTGCCCTGGAAGCACTTTGCGCGAAAAGATCTGGGAGAGGCCGATTCTCACATCTTCAAGGTGGGATCCCAGCCCACTTTGGGTGGGAGGTCCGACCGGTAGGCCCACGCCCCAAGCCCACGCCCCACACCCTTATCTACTTCCCCAGGCCTGGGCCATAGCCCGCGGTAGGTGGCCGCCCAGCAGAGGCGTAGGCGATCGGCCAACCCCGGAGGGACCACTCCGAGCCGGCTGGAAAACCAACTTCCGCTGTGCTTTGCACAGCACGCAGCGCTTCGTGATGCTGGAAGACAACTCGGGAGACCCCACCGACCCGCACAAGGTGTATAAACTCAGCTCCAACATAGGGTGCAGAGGTGAGCAATGGGGGAGGCTGCGGGCCAGGGTGAAGGCATGGTGCCGCTTGGGCGCTGGGACTTCGTTCTGGCCAGGTGCAGCCACGCCCCCCGGCCGGATCTGTGGTTTTAGAAAATGGTCTAGGTCAGGAGGATGGTGCCAAGTTGGAGGGGGATCAAGAGGAGGAAGCCGATGGCCGACTGGGACTGAGGGAGGGGGACATGAACCAGCTTAGTGTCTCAGGTCCCAATGCTGCCCCCACTCCAATTCTCCCTCAGAAGGTCCAGGCCTTAACCAGGGAGAGGACCAGGCCCTTGAAGATGCCCCATCCACAAGGGTAAGGCTGCTTTGCACTCCTTGCTCCTGGCTGGGGGCTACCACCTCACACTGGGCTGGGGGCTGCTTATACCTACACCGTCTTCCCCTGCAGGGTGGGCTCCTTGAGCCATGCCTGACAGGAGGTGCTGGTGGACCAGCCAGGCTGAGTCCTGTGCCCTGTGCCCCAAGCCCTCTTCCGGGACCAGCTGGCTACACGGAGGACATCCTGTTTCGGGCTCTGCAGGAGAGCTGTGTGGAGGACCACCTGCTAGAAGCGATGCAGGGGGTGGCTCCAGTCCCTCCAGAGGCTGCTGGTGAGAGGCTGTTACATGGGGGTCCTGGCAGAACAGCAGAGCCTCTCGGCCGGGGGGTCATCCAGCAGGGATGGTGCCAGCCGTGACTGAGCCGGTACAGCTGTTCCACTGTCCTTTTCAGTTTCAGAGCTCCCTAACGGGGAACTGTGCCTTCCATGGGCTGCCGAGGAGGTCCCCAACCCTGGGTCAcagccccaggcccaggtgaCAGGTGAGAAAAGCCAGGGGCTGTGTGGAGGGAGGGGCCGGTGGGCCAGGTACCAGCTCAGTACCTTCTTCCCCAAATGCAGGTCCAGCCCCAGAGACCTGGCAGCCGCTACCACAGGAAGAGCCCTGCACCAAACCCGTCCTTGGGACCTCCACCCAAACGGTGGGGCACAACTGCCCACAGCTTGGTCTGCATGCAGAGCCCAGCCTGGGGGCCCTGGACGTGACCATCATGTACAAGGGCCGGACAGTGCTACAGGAGGTGGTTGGGCGCCCAAGCTGTGTCCTCCTGTATGGGCCTCCAGGCCTAGACATTCAGGCCACAGAGCCCCAGCTTGTGGCCTTCCCTAGCCCTGCCGAGCTCCCTGACCAGAAGCAGCTGCACTACACAGAGAAGCTGCTGCAGCACGTGGCCCCAGGCCTCCAGCTGGAGCTCCGGGGGTCTGGGCTGTGGGCCCGGCGCCTGGGCAAGTGTAAAGTCTTCTGGGAGGTGGGCAGCTGCCTGGGC of Saccopteryx bilineata isolate mSacBil1 chromosome 1, mSacBil1_pri_phased_curated, whole genome shotgun sequence contains these proteins:
- the CDHR5 gene encoding cadherin-related family member 5 isoform X5 codes for the protein MGAWALLPLLLAVAQAQVCSVNKTIFEVEENTMPSEPLVDIFVPTGQDVTLGSSSTRFAFRLQGNQLFLNVTPDYEENTMLLAHLECRRGDTVVTQLRVFVTVLDVNDNPPVFPFAVKVERVPEDAKVNTIVISETELKAQDRDKDDILFYTLQEVTPGARNVFSLVGANRPALRLDQPLDFDRCRNMAFQLVVRDTRDENAVPSHTATATLVLEVQPADLRPPWFLPCIYSDPRVCIHAQYHGAVPTGHKLPGPLILQPGPIYAIDGDRGINQRIIYSIMRGQAGEDGTFVINADSGNLTMTRSIPSPKTFLLLVKGEQEDRGRYTLTQVTVAARDASGSLPRFPESLYLGTAALGSGVGVAVQDAAAPSQPLRIRAQDPEFPDLNSAITYRITNNSDFRMNGETVVTATRLAQAGVFYAEVEANNTVTSGTATTVVQIQVSEQEPTPTVREPVPPPHQPHPAGAQHRPQSQEPLRRRPMGPVEYPYSQGPRTRASQQQRWGPWAACWLHCCSWLLSPWGSSSTSTMVPGSSAARAKLGSPSPAASTTRPSKLTRRSTGPRPPAPPPAAPRPRSRPSPRCGPWRSRRPRPRSPPAASPSPQRRSGTRKAPRA
- the CDHR5 gene encoding cadherin-related family member 5 isoform X1, with protein sequence MGAWALLPLLLAVAQAQVCSVNKTIFEVEENTMPSEPLVDIFVPTGQDVTLGSSSTRFAFRLQGNQLFLNVTPDYEENTMLLAHLECRRGDTVVTQLRVFVTVLDVNDNPPVFPFAVKVERVPEDAKVNTIVISETELKAQDRDKDDILFYTLQEVTPGARNVFSLVGANRPALRLDQPLDFDRCRNMAFQLVVRDTRDENAVPSHTATATLVLEVQPADLRPPWFLPCIYSDPRVCIHAQYHGAVPTGHKLPGPLILQPGPIYAIDGDRGINQRIIYSIMRGQAGEDGTFVINADSGNLTMTRSIPSPKTFLLLVKGEQEDRGRYTLTQVTVAARDASGSLPRFPESLYLGTAALGSGVGVAVQDAAAPSQPLRIRAQDPEFPDLNSAITYRITNNSDFRMNGETVVTATRLAQAGVFYAEVEANNTVTSGTATTVVQIQVSEQEPTPTAPSPPKPSQGPSATSPGGSAGPHPPSGTTLRPPASSTPGGPSSTRTSTSSSSASPGGGSAQTPKPGTSQTTPYGTSRIPLLSGAEDPRFSAAEMGALGGVLAALLLLALIALGILVHKHYGARLKCCSGKAREPQPSGFDNKAFQADQEVNWAPAPSPSPGRTPAKVPPEPALRTLAQPTPPAPESPGRVPESPAAVRDEEGPAGVKSILTKERRPEGGYKAVWFGESIGAEADVVILNEPTAGEDEDEDADSANNSGSEGSGVEGEDAGPGRGPHDDALGADSTYI
- the CDHR5 gene encoding cadherin-related family member 5 isoform X2, which produces MGAWALLPLLLAVAQAQVCSVNKTIFEVEENTMPSEPLVDIFVPTGQDVTLGSSSTRFAFRLQGNQLFLNVTPDYEENTMLLAHLECRRGDTVVTQLRVFVTVLDVNDNPPVFPFAVKVERVPEDAKVNTIVISETELKAQDRDKDDILFYTLQEVTPGARNVFSLVGANRPALRLDQPLDFDRCRNMAFQLVVRDTRDENAVPSHTATATLVLEVQPADLRPPWFLPCIYSDPRVCIHAQYHGAVPTGHKLPGPLILQPGPIYAIDGDRGINQRIIYSIMRGQAGEDGTFVINADSGNLTMTRSIPSPKTFLLLVKGEQEDRGRYTLTQVTVAARDASGSLPRFPESLYLGTAALGSGVGVAVQDAAAPSQPLRIRAQDPEFPDLNSAITYRITNNSDFRMNGETVVTATRLAQAGVFYAEVEANNTVTSGTATTVVQIQVSEQEPTPTGTTLRPPASSTPGGPSSTRTSTSSSSASPGGGSAQTPKPGTSQTTPYGTSRIPLLSGAEDPRFSAAEMGALGGVLAALLLLALIALGILVHKHYGARLKCCSGKAREPQPSGFDNKAFQADQEVNWAPAPSPSPGRTPAKVPPEPALRTLAQPTPPAPESPGRVPESPAAVRDEEGPAGVKSILTKERRPEGGYKAVWFGESIGAEADVVILNEPTAGEDEDEDADSANNSGSEGSGVEGEDAGPGRGPHDDALGADSTYI
- the CDHR5 gene encoding cadherin-related family member 5 isoform X3, which codes for MGAWALLPLLLAVAQAQVCSVNKTIFEVEENTMPSEPLVDIFVPTGQDVTLGSSSTRFAFRLQGNQLFLNVTPDYEENTMLLAHLECRRGDTVVTQLRVFVTVLDVNDNPPVFPFAVKVERVPEDAKVNTIVISETELKAQDRDKDDILFYTLQEVTPGARNVFSLVGANRPALRLDQPLDFDRCRNMAFQLVVRDTRDENAVPSHTATATLVLEVQPADLRPPWFLPCIYSDPRVCIHAQYHGAVPTGHKLPGPLILQPGPIYAIDGDRGINQRIIYSIMRGQAGEDGTFVINADSGNLTMTRSIPSPKTFLLLVKGEQEDRGRYTLTQVTVAARDASGSLPRFPESLYLGTAALGSGVGVAVQDAAAPSQPLRIRAQDPEFPDLNSAITYRITNNSDFRMNGETVVTATRLAQAGVFYAEVEANNTVTSGTATTVVQIQVSEQEPTPTASPGGGSAQTPKPGTSQTTPYGTSRIPLLSGAEDPRFSAAEMGALGGVLAALLLLALIALGILVHKHYGARLKCCSGKAREPQPSGFDNKAFQADQEVNWAPAPSPSPGRTPAKVPPEPALRTLAQPTPPAPESPGRVPESPAAVRDEEGPAGVKSILTKERRPEGGYKAVWFGESIGAEADVVILNEPTAGEDEDEDADSANNSGSEGSGVEGEDAGPGRGPHDDALGADSTYI
- the CDHR5 gene encoding cadherin-related family member 5 isoform X4 yields the protein MGAWALLPLLLAVAQAQVCSVNKTIFEVEENTMPSEPLVDIFVPTGQDVTLGSSSTRFAFRLQGNQLFLNVTPDYEENTMLLAHLECRRGDTVVTQLRVFVTVLDVNDNPPVFPFAVKVERVPEDAKVNTIVISETELKAQDRDKDDILFYTLQEVTPGARNVFSLVGANRPALRLDQPLDFDRCRNMAFQLVVRDTRDENAVPSHTATATLVLEVQPADLRPPWFLPCIYSDPRVCIHAQYHGAVPTGHKLPGPLILQPGPIYAIDGDRGINQRIIYSIMRGQAGEDGTFVINADSGNLTMTRSIPSPKTFLLLVKGEQEDRGRYTLTQVTVAARDASGSLPRFPESLYLGTAALGSGVGVAVQDAAAPSQPLRIRAQDPEFPDLNSAITYRITNNSDFRMNGETVVTATRLAQAGVFYAEVEANNTVTSGTATTVVQIQVSEQEPTPTGAEDPRFSAAEMGALGGVLAALLLLALIALGILVHKHYGARLKCCSGKAREPQPSGFDNKAFQADQEVNWAPAPSPSPGRTPAKVPPEPALRTLAQPTPPAPESPGRVPESPAAVRDEEGPAGVKSILTKERRPEGGYKAVWFGESIGAEADVVILNEPTAGEDEDEDADSANNSGSEGSGVEGEDAGPGRGPHDDALGADSTYI
- the IRF7 gene encoding interferon regulatory factor 7, translated to MAVDPERGTSRVLFADWLLGEVSSGRYEGLRWLDAARTRFRVPWKHFARKDLGEADSHIFKAWAIARGRWPPSRGVGDRPTPEGPLRAGWKTNFRCALHSTQRFVMLEDNSGDPTDPHKVYKLSSNIGCREGPGLNQGEDQALEDAPSTRGGLLEPCLTGGAGGPARLSPVPCAPSPLPGPAGYTEDILFRALQESCVEDHLLEAMQGVAPVPPEAAVSELPNGELCLPWAAEEVPNPGSQPQAQVTGPAPETWQPLPQEEPCTKPVLGTSTQTVGHNCPQLGLHAEPSLGALDVTIMYKGRTVLQEVVGRPSCVLLYGPPGLDIQATEPQLVAFPSPAELPDQKQLHYTEKLLQHVAPGLQLELRGSGLWARRLGKCKVFWEVGSCLGSGSPATPARLLERNCDTPIFDFGTFFRELVEFRARRRQGSPHYTIYLGFGQDLSAGRPKERSLVLVKLEPWLCRAYLEGVQREGASSLDSGSLSLCLSSSNSLYEDLEHFLERFFMEVDQPA